From the genome of Salvelinus alpinus chromosome 19, SLU_Salpinus.1, whole genome shotgun sequence, one region includes:
- the LOC139545922 gene encoding sarcoplasmic/endoplasmic reticulum calcium ATPase 2-like isoform X3, which translates to MLFSGTNISSGKAIGVVVATGVNTEIGKIRDEMAATEQEKTPLQQKLDEFGEQLSKVISLICIAVWMINIGHFNDPVHGGSWIRGAVYYFKIAVALAVAAIPEGLPAVITTCLALGTRRMAKKNAIVRSLPSVETLGCTSVICSDKTGTLTTNQMSVCRMFILDKAEGNSCSLNEFTITGSTYAPEGEVYQDGRLVKSSAYDGLVEIATICALCNDSSLDYNEAKGVYEKVGEATETALTCLVEKMNAFDTDIKDLSNIDRANACNSVITQLMKKEFTLEFSRDRKSMSVYCTANKARSSLGKMFVKGAPEGVIDRCTHVRVGTNKVAMTPGIKERIMSTIREYGTGRDTLRCLALATRDAPPRKEDMVLVDCARFAGYESGLTFVGCVGMLDPPRTEVAASIKLCRLAGIRVIMITGDNKGTAVAICRRIGILSEEDDVDKMAFTGREFDDLSPQAQRDAVTNGRCFARVEPSHKSKIVEFLQGMDEITAMTGDGVNDAPALKKAEIGIAMGSGTAVAKSASEMVLADDNFSSIVAAVEEGRAIYNNMKQFIRYLISSNVGEVVCIFLTAALGFPEALIPVQLLWVNLVTDGLPATALGFNPPDLDIMNKPPRSAKEPLISGWLFFRYLAIGCYVGAATVGAATWWFVAAEDGPMISLYQLSHFLQCSPDNPDFADLECHVFESPYPMTMALSVLVTIEMCNALNSLSENQSLLRMPPWENIWLLGAICLSMSLHFLILYVEPLPVIFQITPLDLTQWLVVLKISLPVILLDELLKFVARNYLEPGNQPEYKSSGKGWSPSACTEGISWPFVGITLPLVLWLYSIDTNVSALFWS; encoded by the exons ATGCTCTTCTCT GGCACCAACATCTCGTCTGGCAAGGCTATTGGTGTGGTGGTGGCTACGGGCGTGAACACTGAGATTGGTAAGATCCGTGACGAGATGGCAGCCACTGAGCAGGAGAAGACCCCCCTGCAGCAGAAGCTGGATGAGTTCGGGGAGCAGCTGTCCAAGGTAATCTCCCTGATCTGCATCGCTGTGTGGATGATCAACATCGGCCACTTCAACGACCCCGTCCACGGAGGCTCCTGGATCCGCGGCGCCGTCTACTACTTTAAGATTGCCGTGGCCCTGGCTGTGGCCGCCATCCCCGAGGGTCTGCCCGCTGTCATCACCACCTGCCTGGCCCTGGGCACCCGCCGCATGGCCAAGAAGAACGCCATCGTCCGCAGCCTGCCCTCTGTGGAGACCCTGGGCTGCACCTCTGTCATCTGCTCCGACAAGACTGGCACCCTCACGACCAATCAGATGTCTGTCTGCAGG ATGTTCATCCTTGACAAGGCCGAGGGGAACAGCTGCTCTCTGAATGAGTTCACCATCACTGGCTCTACCTACGCCCCTGAGGGAGAAGT GTACCAGGATGGCAGACTAGTGAAGTCCTCTGCGTACGATGGTTTAGTGGAGATTGCCACCATCTGTGCTCTGTGCAATGACTCCTCTCTGGACTATAATGAG GCCAAAGGTGTGTATGAGAAGGTTGGCGAGGCCACAGAGACGGCCCTCACCTGCCTGGTGGAAAAGATGAATGCGTTTGACACCGACATCAAAGACCTGTCCAATATCGACAGGGCCAACGCCTGCAACTCT GTGATCACGCAGCTGATGAAGAAGGAGTTCACCCTGGAGTTCTCCAGAGACAGGAAGTCCATGTCTGTGTACTGCACTGCCAACAAGGCCCGCTCCTCCCTCGGAAAGATGTTTGTCAAG GGTGCCCCAGAGGGCGTTATTGACAGATGTACCCATGTCAGGGTGGGCACCAACAAGGTTGCCATGACCCCAGGCATCAAGGAGAGGATAATGTCTACAATTCGAGAGTACGGGACGGGGCGTGACACCCTGCGCTGCCTGGCTCTGGCCACCCGGGACGCCCCACCCAGGAAGGAGGATATGGTGCTGGTCGATTGTGCCCGTTTCGCTGGTTACGAG TCTGGCTTGACCTTCGTGGGCTGCGTTGGCATGCTGGACCCTCCCAGGACAGAGGTGGCTGCCTCCATCAAGTTGTGCCGCCTGGCCGGCATCCGAGTCATCATGATCACTGGCGACAACAAGGGCACTGCCGTGGCCATCTGCCGCCGTATCGGCATCCTGAGCGAGGAGGATGACGTGGACAAAATGGCATTCACAGGCCGCGAGTTTGACGACCTGTCTCCCCAGGCACAGCGCGATGCCGTGACCAACGGCCGCTGCTTCGCCCGTGTCGAGCCCTCCCACAAGTCCAAGATCGTTGAGTTCTTGCAGGGCATGGATGAGATCACGGCCATG ACTGGTGACGGAGTGAACGATGCACCTGCCTTGAAGAAGGCAGAGATTGGCATCGCCATGGGCTCTGGCACTGCCGTGGCCAAGTCAGCCTCTGAGATGGTCCTGGCCGATGACAACTTCTCTTCTATCGTGGCGGCTGTGGAGGAGGGCAGGGCCATCTACAACAACATGAAACAGTTCATCCGCTACCTCATCTCCTCCAACGTGGGAGAGGTCGTCTG TATCTTCCTGACGGCTGCTCTGGGCTTCCCTGAGGCTCTAATCCCAGTTCAGCTGCTGTGGGTCAACCTGGTGACAGACGGTCTCCCTGCCACTGCACTGGGCTTCAACCCCCCCGACCTGGACATCATGAACAAGCCCCCCCGCAGCGCCAAGGAGCCCCTTATCTCCGGATGGCTCTTCTTCAGATACCTGGCCATCGGAT GTTATGTGGGAGCTGCCACagtgggagccgctacctggtgGTTCGTGGCCGCTGAGGACGGCCCTATGATCTCCTTGTACCAGCTG AGCCACTTCCTGCAGTGTTCCCCTGACAACCCTGACTTCGCCGACCTGGAGTGTCATGTGTTTGAGTCCCCCTACCCCATGACCATGGCCCTGTCTGTGCTTGTCACCATTGAGATGTGCAATGCCCTTAACAG CCTGTCAGAGAACCAGTCCCTGCTGCGGATGCCCCCCTGGGAGAACATCTGGCTGCTGGGGGCCATCTGCCTCTCCATGTCCCTCCACTTCCTCATCCTCTACGTAGAGCCACTGCCC gTCATTTTTCAGATCACCCCTCTGGACCTGACCCAGTGGCTGGTGGTGTTGAAGATCTCCCTGCCCGTCATCCTGCTTGATGAGCTGCTAAAGTTCGTGGCCAGGAACTACCTGGAACCCGGTAACCAGCCAGAGTATAAGTCATCCGGCAAAGGCTGGTCCCCCTCTGCATGCACGGAGGGCATCTCCTGGCCCTTTGTGGGCATCACCCTCCCGCTGGTGCTATGGCTCTACAGCATCGACACTAACGTGTCTGCCCTGTTCTGGTCCTGA